The following proteins are co-located in the bacterium genome:
- a CDS encoding epoxyqueuosine reductase QueH, with protein MKLLLHTCCAPCLTYPYKILSEHGMQASAFFYNPNIHPFTEYAKRLNCLKDYTEEKGIKLIIKDDYAIEEFLRQVVFRENNRCSICYEIRLAETAKTAKSGKFDAFSTTMLISPYQKHDLIKSIGESVASEFDIDFFYKDFRKGYKESVSFSKDAGLYRQQYCGCIYSEKERYQRSAAEAEKHR; from the coding sequence CCATATAAGATACTTTCAGAACATGGAATGCAAGCATCGGCATTTTTTTACAATCCGAATATTCATCCATTTACAGAGTATGCTAAGAGATTGAATTGCCTCAAAGATTATACTGAAGAAAAAGGGATAAAGCTGATTATAAAAGATGATTATGCTATTGAAGAATTCTTGAGGCAGGTTGTATTTAGGGAAAACAATAGATGCTCCATCTGTTATGAAATTAGATTGGCTGAGACAGCGAAAACTGCAAAATCAGGAAAATTTGATGCCTTTTCTACAACAATGCTCATAAGCCCCTACCAAAAACACGACTTAATTAAAAGCATTGGTGAATCAGTTGCATCTGAGTTTGATATTGATTTTTTCTATAAAGATTTTAGAAAGGGATATAAAGAAAGCGTATCTTTCTCCAAGGATGCGGGTCTTTACCGTCAGCAGTATTGCGGCTGTATATATAGCGAGAAAGAACGGTACCAGCGTTCTGCTGCGGAGGCTGAGAAACATAGGTAA